From the genome of Planctomycetia bacterium, one region includes:
- a CDS encoding DUF1559 domain-containing protein — protein MLKRTRQGFTLIELLVVIAIIALLMALLLPAIQKVREAANRMLCGSNLRQIAIASHNYHGDFSRLPPGYLGPYPVNEQGLPNVFTPLPNNCQQVGVLTILLPYMEADNIAKLVVDPVAPFGLMQLGLRTVGLPWHLPVPSNPNFAVAQTKIKMFLCPSDTQGDAQVAIGVSSHYYNTNSGNGYSIAAQAYPLTASPAIPNLGRANYAGVAGMSGRGTNTAHPFFNPPFQPAPLVGYSISRFEGIMTNRSEHTLGQLAVQDGTSNTLLFGESNVGNEPLNAPFASQPVNTRHYETCWMGAGSIPTIGGLVQNRMTPWWGFGSMHPTSVMFAFADGSTRGVRKGTSAAINNAAPAGLVVPLPADWLVFQQLGGRRDGLQLDTSGLLD, from the coding sequence ATGTTGAAACGCACCCGTCAAGGGTTCACACTGATAGAATTGCTGGTGGTTATTGCCATTATCGCACTATTGATGGCTTTGTTACTGCCTGCCATTCAAAAAGTCCGTGAAGCTGCTAATCGAATGTTGTGTGGAAGTAATCTGCGTCAGATCGCCATCGCATCACATAATTACCATGGCGACTTTTCCAGACTGCCTCCAGGCTACCTCGGACCATACCCGGTGAATGAACAAGGTTTGCCAAACGTTTTCACTCCTCTGCCTAACAATTGTCAGCAAGTTGGCGTGTTGACTATTCTTCTTCCCTACATGGAAGCAGACAACATAGCGAAGCTGGTTGTCGATCCCGTTGCTCCTTTTGGCTTGATGCAATTGGGTCTCCGTACCGTTGGTTTGCCATGGCACCTGCCCGTACCCAGCAATCCCAACTTTGCTGTCGCGCAAACCAAGATCAAAATGTTCCTCTGTCCGAGCGATACCCAGGGCGACGCCCAGGTAGCGATCGGCGTTTCGTCTCACTACTACAACACCAACTCAGGCAACGGCTACAGTATTGCAGCCCAGGCATATCCTTTGACAGCCAGCCCGGCTATTCCGAATCTCGGACGTGCCAACTATGCTGGTGTCGCTGGTATGTCAGGTCGCGGTACCAACACTGCACATCCCTTTTTCAATCCTCCATTCCAGCCTGCACCACTGGTTGGCTACAGCATTTCAAGATTCGAAGGCATTATGACCAATCGCAGCGAGCACACGCTGGGTCAGCTTGCTGTGCAGGATGGCACCTCCAACACTCTGCTTTTTGGTGAATCGAATGTGGGCAATGAGCCACTGAATGCCCCCTTTGCTTCCCAGCCGGTCAATACTCGCCACTATGAAACCTGCTGGATGGGCGCCGGTTCTATCCCCACCATTGGTGGTCTAGTGCAGAACCGCATGACTCCCTGGTGGGGCTTTGGCAGCATGCATCCCACCTCGGTCATGTTTGCCTTTGCTGATGGTTCAACGCGTGGTGTTCGCAAGGGCACTTCAGCAGCCATCAACAATGCAGCACCTGCCGGGTTGGTGGTTCCACTGCCTGCCGATTGGTTGGTCTTCCAGCAATTGGGTGGTCGACGCGATGGCCTGCAGCTTGATACCTCTGGCTTGCTTGACTAG